In a single window of the Pseudogemmatithrix spongiicola genome:
- a CDS encoding gamma carbonic anhydrase family protein, with product MHAAATIIGDVTLGEHVSVWPGAVLRGDRDAIVIGAETNVQDGAVLHCDPGMPCRIGARVTIGHRAVVHGCTIEDGALIGIGAIVLNGAVVGAGSLVAAGAVVGEGEVIPPDSLVVGVSARVRRPLSDEQRTRVRGGFVTYVKLKELYRARG from the coding sequence GTGCATGCTGCGGCGACCATCATCGGGGACGTGACGCTCGGCGAGCACGTGAGCGTGTGGCCTGGCGCGGTGCTGCGCGGGGATCGCGACGCGATCGTGATCGGCGCCGAGACCAATGTGCAGGATGGCGCGGTGCTGCACTGCGATCCGGGGATGCCGTGTCGCATCGGGGCGCGGGTGACGATCGGGCATCGCGCGGTGGTGCACGGCTGCACGATCGAGGACGGCGCGCTCATCGGCATTGGCGCGATCGTGCTCAACGGTGCGGTGGTGGGGGCGGGCTCGCTCGTGGCCGCGGGTGCCGTGGTGGGCGAAGGGGAGGTGATTCCGCCCGACTCCTTGGTGGTGGGCGTGTCGGCGCGTGTGCGGCGACCGTTGTCGGACGAGCAGCGGACGCGCGTGCGTGGCGGCTTCGTGACCTATGTGAAACTCAAGGAGCTGTATCGTGCGCGCGGCTGA
- a CDS encoding FHA domain-containing protein produces the protein MPTVIRCTFCGRDNDPASKFCLDCGKPVVANGARLIPVPNIGGGGVVPDTRVSAKVDARPGGASGVKTPCRYCQTPVDPALPFCPKCGGRVAAEATPAKSTAVCGSCMNPVTPGADVFCARCGARVAGAPEPPPTPAMGTAVFSARAAVSGPKISILDSTGQTVKSVTMESSESTIGRADGELRFPDDVYMSPVHAQLSFRDGQLFLRDLGSRNGTWLYATEPYKLQDGDSILVGSQIIRFRRLGYPGPNPPEADATRRLGSATPSADVAVLQQLRADGSARDSCHLSPARSVVVGRAEGDWLFPYDQTMSGRHAEIRSEDLEFIVLDLGSRNGVAVAVRGERPVKAGQKILLGDQTLRVESL, from the coding sequence ATGCCCACCGTGATTCGCTGCACGTTCTGCGGCCGTGACAACGACCCCGCCTCCAAGTTCTGCCTCGACTGCGGCAAGCCAGTCGTGGCGAACGGCGCGCGGCTCATCCCCGTCCCGAACATCGGCGGTGGTGGCGTCGTGCCGGACACGCGCGTCTCGGCCAAGGTCGACGCGAGGCCCGGCGGTGCCTCTGGCGTGAAGACCCCGTGTCGCTACTGCCAGACGCCTGTCGATCCGGCCCTGCCCTTCTGCCCGAAGTGCGGCGGCCGCGTCGCGGCAGAAGCGACGCCAGCGAAGAGCACCGCCGTGTGCGGCTCGTGCATGAACCCGGTGACGCCGGGCGCGGACGTCTTCTGCGCACGCTGCGGTGCACGCGTCGCCGGTGCGCCAGAGCCGCCGCCCACGCCCGCCATGGGGACCGCCGTCTTCTCCGCGCGCGCCGCCGTCTCCGGCCCGAAGATCTCGATCCTCGACAGCACTGGCCAGACGGTGAAGTCCGTCACGATGGAATCGAGCGAGTCGACCATCGGGCGTGCCGACGGCGAGCTGCGCTTCCCCGACGACGTCTATATGAGTCCGGTGCACGCGCAGCTCTCATTCCGTGACGGCCAGCTTTTCCTGCGCGACCTCGGGTCCCGCAACGGCACCTGGCTCTACGCCACCGAGCCTTACAAGCTGCAGGACGGCGACTCCATCCTCGTCGGCTCGCAGATCATCCGCTTTCGCCGGCTCGGATACCCGGGCCCGAATCCCCCCGAGGCCGACGCGACGCGTCGCCTCGGATCCGCGACGCCGAGTGCCGACGTCGCGGTGTTGCAGCAGCTGCGTGCCGATGGCTCGGCGCGCGACAGCTGCCACTTGTCTCCTGCACGCTCCGTCGTGGTGGGCCGGGCAGAGGGCGACTGGCTGTTTCCGTACGACCAAACCATGAGTGGCCGCCACGCCGAGATCCGCAGCGAGGATCTCGAGTTCATCGTGCTCGACCTCGGCAGCCGCAACGGCGTCGCGGTCGCGGTGCGCGGTGAGCGGCCCGTGAAGGCCGGCCAGAAGATCCTCCTGGGCGACCAGACCCTCCGCGTGGAGAGCTTGTGA
- a CDS encoding vitamin B12-dependent ribonucleotide reductase: MPLPVNPPATPATLSQNARTVLEKRYLVKDKSGKPVETPEDMFWRVATTIAEADRKYGATDKQIEKTANQFYELMTQRRFEPNSPTLMNAGRPLGQLSACFVLPVDDALSNGQSGIYDTLRSMALIHQSGGGTGFSFSRLRARGSMVRSTTGVASGPISFMQLYDASTDAVKQGGTRRGANMGILRVDHPDVMEFITSKEDLTKITNFNISVAITTKYMEALKAGTSYDLIDPATKKVVGQMDAKEVWDKMIEGAWRTGEPGVFFIDEANRYNPVPHLGAYEATNPCGEQPLLPYDVCNLGSINVGYYVNDGKMDWKSFAKDIHLSTKFLDNVIDANKYPLPEIDALSKRIRRIGLGVMGFADALIKLGIVYDSPEGVEFGRKVMEFVDVEGKKESARLAEERGAFPEWAQSIWGPDATCARDENGNRIRPELKLRNCNVTTVAPTGTISIIAGCSSGLEPLFAVAFMRNQAGVMMPDVNEDFVAIAKKEGWYSDALMERIAKTGSVIQPEVPEKWQKVFATANNIAPEWHIRMQAAFQEHCDSAISKTTNFSHAATQDDVRKIYELAYEMKCKGVTVYRDGSRDGQVLSTGATAEAAAKRDGKADEASRQELADLNERLAEVTAANQRLQKLLFDAEAENLQRRQKRARPDVLKSTAIRKETPLGTMFVHITEDDKGQPFEVFINLGKAGGSAMADAEAMGRLISLSLRSGIPIQQVHRQLRGISSDRAVGLGPNKVLSVPDAIGLALEDWMRTKQGVQQELLTTAETLAAPGAKPVVQQTVTAGGTQMAFESVNTGENFIGTCPDCGSQLEFAEGCVKCHVCGFSECG, translated from the coding sequence ATGCCGCTCCCCGTAAACCCGCCCGCCACGCCGGCGACGCTCTCGCAGAACGCGCGTACCGTTCTCGAGAAGCGCTACCTCGTCAAGGACAAGTCTGGCAAGCCGGTCGAGACGCCAGAAGACATGTTCTGGCGCGTCGCGACGACGATCGCCGAGGCGGATCGCAAGTACGGGGCGACGGACAAGCAGATCGAGAAGACGGCGAACCAGTTCTATGAACTGATGACGCAGCGTCGCTTCGAGCCGAACTCGCCGACGCTCATGAACGCCGGCCGTCCGCTGGGCCAGCTCTCCGCCTGCTTCGTGCTGCCGGTGGATGACGCGCTCTCCAACGGCCAGTCGGGCATCTACGACACGTTGCGCTCGATGGCGCTCATCCATCAGTCGGGTGGCGGCACGGGCTTCTCGTTCTCGCGGCTGCGCGCGCGCGGGTCGATGGTGCGATCCACCACCGGCGTCGCCAGCGGCCCGATCTCGTTCATGCAGCTTTACGACGCGTCCACGGACGCGGTGAAGCAGGGTGGCACGCGCCGCGGCGCCAACATGGGCATCCTGCGCGTCGATCACCCGGACGTCATGGAGTTCATCACGTCCAAGGAAGACCTCACGAAGATCACGAACTTCAACATCTCCGTCGCCATCACGACGAAGTACATGGAGGCGTTGAAGGCCGGCACGTCGTACGACCTCATCGACCCGGCGACGAAGAAGGTCGTCGGCCAGATGGACGCGAAGGAAGTCTGGGACAAGATGATCGAGGGCGCCTGGCGCACGGGCGAGCCCGGCGTGTTCTTCATCGACGAGGCCAACCGCTACAATCCGGTGCCGCACCTCGGCGCCTACGAGGCGACCAACCCCTGCGGCGAGCAGCCCCTGCTCCCGTACGACGTCTGCAACCTCGGCTCGATCAACGTCGGCTACTACGTGAACGACGGGAAGATGGATTGGAAGTCTTTCGCCAAGGACATCCACCTCTCCACGAAGTTCCTCGATAACGTCATCGACGCCAACAAATACCCGCTGCCCGAGATCGACGCGCTGTCCAAGCGCATCCGTCGCATTGGCCTCGGCGTGATGGGCTTCGCCGACGCGCTCATCAAGCTCGGCATCGTCTACGACTCGCCGGAAGGCGTGGAGTTCGGCCGCAAGGTGATGGAGTTCGTCGACGTCGAGGGCAAGAAGGAGTCGGCCCGCCTCGCCGAAGAGCGCGGCGCGTTCCCGGAATGGGCGCAGTCCATCTGGGGCCCCGACGCCACCTGCGCGCGTGACGAGAACGGCAACCGCATCCGTCCCGAGCTCAAGCTGCGCAACTGCAACGTCACCACCGTCGCGCCGACGGGCACGATCTCCATCATCGCCGGCTGCTCGTCGGGTCTCGAGCCGCTCTTCGCCGTTGCCTTCATGCGCAACCAGGCCGGCGTCATGATGCCGGACGTGAACGAAGACTTCGTCGCCATCGCCAAGAAGGAAGGCTGGTACTCCGACGCGCTCATGGAGCGCATCGCCAAGACGGGCTCGGTCATCCAGCCGGAAGTGCCGGAGAAGTGGCAGAAGGTGTTCGCCACGGCGAACAACATCGCGCCCGAGTGGCACATCCGCATGCAGGCCGCGTTCCAGGAGCACTGCGACTCGGCCATCTCGAAGACCACGAACTTCTCGCACGCCGCCACGCAGGACGACGTGCGCAAGATCTACGAGCTGGCGTACGAGATGAAGTGCAAGGGCGTCACCGTGTATCGCGACGGCTCGCGCGACGGCCAGGTGCTCTCGACCGGCGCCACCGCCGAAGCCGCCGCCAAGCGTGATGGCAAGGCCGACGAAGCCTCGCGCCAGGAGCTCGCGGACCTGAACGAGCGCCTCGCCGAAGTCACGGCCGCCAACCAGCGCCTGCAGAAGCTGCTGTTCGACGCCGAGGCCGAGAACCTCCAGCGCCGCCAGAAGCGCGCGCGCCCCGACGTCCTCAAGTCCACGGCCATCCGCAAGGAGACGCCGCTCGGCACGATGTTCGTGCACATCACCGAGGACGACAAGGGTCAGCCCTTCGAAGTGTTCATCAACCTCGGCAAGGCCGGTGGTTCCGCCATGGCCGACGCCGAAGCGATGGGCCGCCTGATCTCGCTCTCGCTGCGCTCGGGCATCCCGATCCAGCAGGTGCACCGTCAGCTGCGCGGCATCTCCTCGGACCGCGCCGTGGGCCTCGGCCCCAACAAGGTGCTCTCCGTGCCGGACGCGATCGGCCTCGCGCTGGAAGACTGGATGCGCACCAAGCAGGGCGTGCAGCAGGAGCTGCTCACGACGGCCGAGACGCTGGCCGCGCCGGGCGCCAAGCCGGTGGTGCAGCAGACCGTGACCGCCGGGGGCACGCAGATGGCCTTCGAGTCCGTGAACACGGGCGAGAACTTCATCGGCACCTGCCCGGATTGCGGCTCGCAGCTGGAGTTCGCGGAAGGCTGCGTGAAGTGCCACGTGTGCGGGTTTAGCGAGTGCGGGTGA